The following are from one region of the Actinoplanes sp. L3-i22 genome:
- a CDS encoding helix-turn-helix transcriptional regulator: MEILEHLSTVARGATGHAAAAAALELAAEVAQDGRRRLLTLAAADAQLAGEPGRAADLLRRAAATGEPLRAPLVGDAVADARREMARGRYRAAERGLAAIAGRFWATGAIRRLPSVLSMRSWALARAGDLAGAAADAEQALTLAPLYGDEQAVARARHTRTLLNVLSGHAGADVVPSPSDPVGIGLALLAGLAHRRPDASEEAAPAAEFLPDLLECRLIRNRALSPRDLSTLHGMTRSSTAPIAANAWRVLGLTSPNGAGDCFARATRLHDAMDLPFDNARVHLSHGERLRRDGDRRAARNQLRLARDTFQDLDATPWLQRAERELNGTAETLSRPGLTPAELEVARIVATGVSTRETAEQLFLSPKTVEFHLSKVYRKLGVANRAQLAHVFPVLSYA; this comes from the coding sequence GTGGAGATCCTGGAGCATCTTTCCACGGTGGCCCGCGGCGCGACCGGACACGCCGCGGCGGCGGCCGCCCTGGAGCTGGCCGCCGAGGTGGCCCAGGACGGCCGCCGCCGGCTGCTGACCCTGGCGGCCGCCGACGCGCAACTGGCCGGCGAGCCCGGCCGGGCCGCCGACCTGCTGCGCCGCGCCGCCGCGACCGGGGAGCCGCTGCGGGCGCCGCTGGTCGGCGACGCGGTGGCGGACGCGCGGCGGGAGATGGCGCGGGGCCGCTACCGGGCGGCGGAACGGGGCCTAGCGGCGATCGCCGGCCGGTTCTGGGCGACCGGGGCGATCCGGCGGCTGCCGAGCGTGCTGTCGATGCGGAGCTGGGCGCTGGCCCGGGCCGGGGACCTGGCCGGGGCGGCCGCGGACGCGGAGCAGGCCCTCACGCTGGCGCCGCTGTACGGGGACGAGCAGGCGGTGGCGCGGGCGCGGCACACCCGGACGCTGCTGAACGTGTTGAGCGGACATGCCGGGGCTGACGTCGTACCCTCGCCGTCGGACCCGGTGGGCATCGGCCTCGCGCTGCTCGCCGGCCTGGCCCACCGCCGCCCGGATGCCTCGGAAGAGGCCGCGCCGGCGGCCGAATTCCTTCCTGACCTGCTGGAGTGCCGCCTGATCCGGAACCGCGCGCTGAGCCCGCGCGACCTGAGCACCCTGCACGGGATGACCCGCTCCAGCACCGCGCCGATCGCTGCGAACGCCTGGCGGGTCCTCGGCCTGACCAGCCCGAACGGCGCCGGCGACTGCTTCGCCCGGGCGACCCGGCTGCACGACGCGATGGACCTGCCGTTCGACAACGCGCGGGTGCACCTTTCGCACGGCGAACGGCTGCGCCGCGACGGCGACCGGCGGGCCGCCCGCAATCAGCTGCGGCTCGCCCGCGACACGTTCCAGGACCTCGACGCGACGCCGTGGCTGCAGCGCGCCGAGCGGGAGCTGAACGGGACCGCGGAGACTCTCAGCCGGCCCGGGCTGACCCCCGCGGAGCTCGAGGTCGCCCGGATCGTGGCCACCGGGGTGTCCACCCGGGAGACCGCCGAGCAGCTGTTCCTCAGCCCGAAGACGGTCGAGTTCCACCTGTCCAAGGTGTATCGCAAGCTCGGGGTGGCCAACCGGGCGCAGTTGGCCCACGTCTTCCCGGTCCTGTCTTACGCGTGA